CGTTTCATTACAACCAAATATAACCTATACTCAGGTACAACCGATCCTGAAAACTTTAGAGAAGAAGTACAATCCGGATGACTATGCCGTAAGTCACGCGGAAGTTACTCTTCATGCCATTAGTGATTGGCATCTTTATTCTGAATTTAGAAATGGTGTAATTGCAGGAGGTTTCATCAAATATGTAAAGATGTTTGCGATCATTGGCCTGCTGGTATTGTTAATCGCGTGCATCAATTTTATGAACCTTGCAACTGCCAGATCCGAGAAGAAGGCCAGGGAAGTTGGCGTACGTAAAGCTATCGGAGCCGCACGCAAAAGTCTCATTTTACAATTTTTAACGGAAGCTATACTGGTAGCATTTATCTCATTCCTGTTTTCATTAACCATTGTAACGCTTGTACTGCCGGCCTTCAATATACTAACACGCGTCAACATCGATATTCCATTTGCCAACCCTTGGTTTTGGCTGATCATGATGACTTATGTATTAATAACCGGGCTCGGTGCGGGCAGTCGCCCCGCTTTTTATCTTTCCTCCTTTCGCCCGGTCAAAGTAATAAAAGGAACTCTGCAAACTGGTAAGCGAGCATCCTATGCAAGGAAAACCCTAGTGGTACTACAATTCAGTTGTTCGATTGCACTTATAATTGGCACTATCATCGTTTATCAACAAATTCAGCATGCAAGAGAGAGGCCTACCGGATACAATCCGCAACAACTAATGGCTACCGATCTAAGTGGAAATCTCCAGCAGAATTATGAGGCATTGAAGAATGACTTATTGGGAAGTGGAATGGTCTCGAGTGTCACTAAGTCGTCCAGCCCTGTTACCGATATATGGTCCAACCAACGCATTGATAATTGGGAGGGCAAACTGCCAGGAGAGTCACTGGGCTTGCCAACAGTTGGTGTATCGGACGCTGATTATTTTAAGACGATGGGAATGCAAATCATACGTGGTAGAAACTTTACAGGTTCTTTAGGTGCTGATTCACTGTCTGTCCTGTTAAATGAATCAGCGGTGAAGCGAATGCGATACAAGGAGCCGATCAACCAGGAAATCACCTGGCATGATATTCCACAGCGCGTAAAAGTGATTGGTATCGTGAAAGACGCAATCATGGCATCCCCGTTTTCGCCAGCAGAGCCAACAATTTTTGCATATACGCCTGGTTGGTCAAATGTGATCACCTATCGTTTATCTTCCAACGTTGGTACGCAACGGGCAATTGCAAACATTGGCAAGATTTTCAACAAACACAATCCATCCTATCCTTATCAGTAT
The Niastella koreensis GR20-10 genome window above contains:
- a CDS encoding ABC transporter permease — translated: MFAYYLRTAWRSIWFNKSYSILNIFGLATGMAVALLIGLWVNYQLSYDKFLPGFKNVYRVQIRSNNSGNINVSPATCLPLANAIRQDVPGVQYVAHTDWMGGHLLSVGDKKIFQNGAMASSDFLKIFEYPLIEGNSENLLRDAYTIVLTSATAKALFGNEDPIDKMVRIDDSHDLMVTGILKDIPTNSTLQFSYIIPFDYGLQNYNWLKNDLTNWRTNTAQTFVSLQPNITYTQVQPILKTLEKKYNPDDYAVSHAEVTLHAISDWHLYSEFRNGVIAGGFIKYVKMFAIIGLLVLLIACINFMNLATARSEKKAREVGVRKAIGAARKSLILQFLTEAILVAFISFLFSLTIVTLVLPAFNILTRVNIDIPFANPWFWLIMMTYVLITGLGAGSRPAFYLSSFRPVKVIKGTLQTGKRASYARKTLVVLQFSCSIALIIGTIIVYQQIQHARERPTGYNPQQLMATDLSGNLQQNYEALKNDLLGSGMVSSVTKSSSPVTDIWSNQRIDNWEGKLPGESLGLPTVGVSDADYFKTMGMQIIRGRNFTGSLGADSLSVLLNESAVKRMRYKEPINQEITWHDIPQRVKVIGIVKDAIMASPFSPAEPTIFAYTPGWSNVITYRLSSNVGTQRAIANIGKIFNKHNPSYPYQYRFVDENYAAKFDMENLIGKLAGIFAVLAIFISCLGLFGLTAYMTEQRAKEIGIRKVLGASVSQVWLLLSKDFLILILLSCVLASPLAFYYLSSWLEQYDYRISISPLVFVAAGLLTIIISSVTISFHAIKAAIANPVKSIKAE